The Streptomyces collinus DNA segment TCGGGCGGAGAGTGAAGCCACCGACCGAAAGGCTCGGACCTCCTTGGTTCGCCCCCATGGGAGGCATGATCTTGTCGTGGTGAGCCTGCTGACTCGCGGCATCCCGGCAACCAGGTCGGCGGCCGCAGTCGTTCATGTACGGCCGAGACCGTCCCCCGCCAGTCGGAGGGGGTCGGTCGGCCGACCGGCGGGGCACCTCCCGAAGCCCGGCGGATGGTCGACCGCCCACCGCCTCGGCAGCGTTGTCCCGGTGACCGAGATCGAAAACGCCAAGAAGACGCCTGCCCAGCCCTTACCCGCACCCGAGCCCCCCCACGGCGACGGAACGCCCTTCGTCGACGGCGCGGCTGGTCGGGGTGGATCTCGCCCGTGCACTGGCCGTGTTCGGAATGTTCGCCGTGCACACCGGCCCCTTCAACCCCTTCCCAACGTCCGGAAGCGGCGTTGGCGAATGGGTCGTCTGGCTGGCGAGCGGCCGGGCCTCGGCGCTGTTCGCCACCCTCGCCGGGTTCTCGCTGGTGCTGATCGCCGGCCGCCTGGAGCCGAAAACCGGACTGGCCGGCCGGCAGGCGAAGGCCAGGATCGTGATCCGGGCCGTGATCCTGCTCGTGGTGGGCACCGCGCTGGCGATGACCGACTTCGGCGGCGCCGTCATCATCAATTTCTACGCGGTGTTCTTCCTGCTGGCCCTGCCCCTGGTGCGGCTGCGGGCCAGGACGCTCGCGATCATCGCGGTCGCGCTCGCGGTCGTCACGCCGCAGCTGGCGTACGCCCTGCGGGCACTGCTCAGCGAGTCGGTCGTGAACACGATCGACTCGTACGACCCGCTCGCGCGACTCTCCGGCGTGGGCGTGCTCGACTTCCTGCTCACCGGCTTCTTCCCGGCGATCACCTGGATGACGTTTGTGGTCACCGGTATGGCGCTCGGCCGGCTGGACCTGGCCTCCGGTGCGGTGCGGCGGCGGCTGGCCGTGGTCGGTCCCGCGCTGATCGCGTTCGGATACGGTGTCTCGTGGCTGGCGCTCCGGTTGACCGGTGGCGCGGAGAAGATGATGGCCGGGATGCCTGGCATGATGGACTTCGACGTCCTGAAGGACCGCGGTGCCATGAAGGATCCCGGCATGGCAGAAGAGTCCTTCGACCTGCCGGTCGGCGGTGGGCTGTGGGGCCCCGACGCGTGGGGATTGCTGGCGGCCGAGCCGCACAGCGCTTCCACATTCGACCTCGTCGGCTGCATCGGGATCGCGATCACCGTGATCCTGTGCGCGACGACGGCGATGGACCGACTGCCGTGGCTGCGTCGCCTGGCAACGCCGGTCATCGCCGTCGGCACCATGTCCCTGACCCTGTACGTGGGCCACATCCTGGTGATCCTGGCCCTGCCCGGCGAAGCGGTCACCCCGCCGCAGTCCGCCTCTTTCGGGCTGCTGCTCTGCTTCATCGCCGGGGCCACCGTGTTCGCGGCGGTCTGGTCCCGCTTCTTCCGCCGCGGACCGCTGGAGTACCTGCTCAACAACGCCACGAAACTGGCACATCGCGTCCGCTGAGCCTCGGGCGTGCACCACCAGAAGTCCGAGCGTGTTCCGCCTCAACCCTGATGTCAAGGACTTTCGCCATGGCCGTCATCCCCACAGCCCGGAGCACCGGCGCCCATGGCCTCCGCCGGGAAACGCACCGCCGCGCCGACCGGCCGGAAGCTCCGGCGCGCTGGGAACGCCCGGCGCTGGCCGCGGTGCTGGGCGTCGCCGCACTGCTGTACGCCTGGGGCATGGGGCACGCCGCGATCCACCCGTACTACAGCGCGGCGATACGGTCGATGGCCACCAGTTGGCGGGCCTTCTTCTTCGGCGGTCTCGACACCAGCGGTTCGATCACCCTCGACAAGGTGCCCGGCGCCTTCTGGCCGGATGCCCTCTCCGTATGGATCTTCGGGCCGCACACGTGGGCGGCCCGAAGATCCATGTGATCGAGGGCGTGCTCACCGTATGGCTGCTGCACCGGATCGTACGGGCATGGGCCGGGCCGTTCGCCGCCGCCGCCGCCCTGCAAAAGGCGGTGCAAACCGGGCGGCTGCTCCCGTTGATCACGTGTGGCGTCTGGGTCGGGCTCGCCTTCCAGACGAAGATGCTGCAGGCCTGACTCGTCCTGCCGGTCTTCGCCGTGGTGTATCAACTCACCGCGCCCAACCCGCCGTTGCAGAGGGCTCTGCGCCTCCTGCTGAGCGGTGCGGTCACGCTGGCCGTCTCCTGCTCGTGGGTGCTGATCGCGTGGGTGACACCCGCGGCCAACCGCCCGTATGTCGACGCCACGTCGAACAACAACCCCTTCAGCCTGGTCTTCGGCTACAACGGCCTGAGCCGCTTCAGCGACGACACACCGCGTTCGGCGCCGTCCCGGCCGCCGGCCGTATGACCGGAAACACCGGCTGGGGGATGCTCGTCAACCACACCGTCGGCCCGCAGATCGCCTGGTTCCTGCCGCTCGCCGTGCTCGCCGTCGTCACGGCTCTGGTCTGGCGCGCCCGCGAGCCGCGGACCGACCTGCTGCGTGCGGGTTTCCTCCTCTGGGGCGGTTGGCTCACCGTCCATGCCGTGGTGTTCAGCGTCTCCAACGGCAATCACGTCTACTACACGGCTGTGCTCGCACCGGCGATCGCCGCGCTGGCCGGAGGCGGGCTCGCGCTCTTTTGGTCCGCGTACGAGGCGGGCGGCCGACGACGGCTGTGGCTGCCGTCGGCGATCGCGCTGACGGTGGCCTGGGCGCTCGTACTCGACCGGCCGACCTGGTTCGCCTCTCGGCTGCTGGTATTCGCCGTGATCTTCGCGGTGTGCGCGGCGTTCGGCCTGTGGCCCAGCGCGTCACGCGCCTCCCGGCGCCTGGTCCAAGGCTCTGTGGCCGCCGGAATCGCGGCCACACTGCTCGTACCCGCCGGCTGGGCCGTCTCCTCCCTCGACCCGCACTTCGCGGGCGCTTCCACGTCCCCGACGGCCGGCCCGGTCGGCGAGTTCCACCACCGGGCCCTCCACGACCCGCCCGCTCTCCGCCGGGCCGAGCTCGACCGGCCCAGCGCCCGCGACACCGCCCTGCTGGACTACCTCGTCGCGCACCGCAAGGGCGAGAAGTACCTGCTCGCGACCCAGGCCGCCTACCCCGCGGAACGTCTGCTGCGCGCTCAGGCCCAACCCGTGCTCGTCATGGGGGGATTCACCGGGAAGACCCCCTTCCCCAGCGCCCCGCAGCTCGCCAACCTGATCGCCACTCACCAGCTCCGCTACGTGCTGCTCACTCACCTGCGACCCACCACCCCCGCCACGTCCGCGCACGGGCTCGGACTTCTACGACTACCTGGGTGTCCCCTGGACCTTCCCCGACGCGGTCACCCGCCGCCCCGAGAAGGACCGCGCACGCTCCGTCGACAGCTCCGGCTATGTCCGGCTGGTGTACGGATACCGCTCGCCCGGTCCCTGACCGGCCAGCCCCCGTCGGCTGCCGGCGGCCCCGGCTCCCCGGGGACCGACGAGCGGGACTCACGGGTCGCCGCCATGCAGGGTTGATGTGCCCCTCCTACCCCGGGCGGGTCTTTCCAGCCACTCGGCGGGGGAGGACCCGACAATCGCCGGATGTGCGGCGAGCGGCCGGGCGTCCAGGCTGAAGGCATGACACAGCACGTTCGTGACAAGGAGCCCGAGACCGCCGTCGAGCCTGGCAGAGGCCGGTTGCTGGAACCTCTCTGCCTGACGCTGATGGCGGGCGCCGGTGTCCTGTTCGTCGTCCATCCTGAGTTCTACGAAGCAGGGGTGCACCTCTTCGCGTCGCGGGCGGCCTCACTGGTCCACTGAGCCGGCGATCGCAGATCTCTTCGCGAGGCGTTGCTGCACGGGCGGCCTCTCTCCGACCGTCGTACGCCTGATCTCCGCACCCCAAGGCCCTCCGGCGGGCCGATGCCCGCAACCGCTGACGCGGTGCACGGCCGACCACGTAGGAAAGGAATCCTGTGAACACCGCATCCGCCCCAGAGGC contains these protein-coding regions:
- a CDS encoding DUF418 domain-containing protein, with protein sequence MDLARALAVFGMFAVHTGPFNPFPTSGSGVGEWVVWLASGRASALFATLAGFSLVLIAGRLEPKTGLAGRQAKARIVIRAVILLVVGTALAMTDFGGAVIINFYAVFFLLALPLVRLRARTLAIIAVALAVVTPQLAYALRALLSESVVNTIDSYDPLARLSGVGVLDFLLTGFFPAITWMTFVVTGMALGRLDLASGAVRRRLAVVGPALIAFGYGVSWLALRLTGGAEKMMAGMPGMMDFDVLKDRGAMKDPGMAEESFDLPVGGGLWGPDAWGLLAAEPHSASTFDLVGCIGIAITVILCATTAMDRLPWLRRLATPVIAVGTMSLTLYVGHILVILALPGEAVTPPQSASFGLLLCFIAGATVFAAVWSRFFRRGPLEYLLNNATKLAHRVR